In Hypanus sabinus isolate sHypSab1 unplaced genomic scaffold, sHypSab1.hap1 scaffold_423, whole genome shotgun sequence, the sequence gCGCCCCACACAACCTTCCGATCCGCGCCTTGTAAGGCACGAAAATGCCCGACGCTGCCCTGAGTCAGTCCTGAGTCGAcgacgtcatcatcatcatcatcatcatcatcatcatcacattTCCTTCTGTACATCTGtggtttgaaccttctccccaatcaGATGATAGTTCACcattgttccttttgccaaaatgctttattgtacatttcccagttttgtattccatttgcccgTACTTCATacgtgtcctgctgcaatcgtatTGCACCCTCAGCACCACCAtcgcctccacctatctttgtatcatccgcaaaccttgtcacaaagccatcagttccattatccaagtcattgacaaacaatgtgaaaagtggcggtccgaatactgacccctgaagaccaCTAATCACTgctggccaaccagaaaaggccccttttattcccactcgctgcctcttggctgtcagccgttcctctgtccatgccagtattacttctgacatttatcctgttaagcagtttcatgtgtgacaccttatcagaaactttctgaaaatccaagtaaatgatatccactgcctctcgtttgtccatcctgcttatgacttcctcgaagatctgtaacagacttgtcaggcaagatttccctgtatagaacttatgctggctttgacattatatcattagtctcctagtacaccaaaacctcaactgttatcatgactccacactttcccagccactgaggttaggctaactggactataatttgctttactttgccttcctcccttcccaaagagtggattgacatttgcaatcttcctgtcctccgggaccatgccagaatcaagtgattcttgacgtgtcatgaccaatgcatctgttatctctccagcaacctctctcaggactctgggatgaagtccatctggtccaggtgacttatccacttcaAGAACCTGTGTTGCCTCAaacgttttcctttgtaatagcaatggcactcactcctgttccctgacactcatagatctctggcacactggtggtgtcttccacagacaaGACGGATGAAAAGTACCTATCAAGTTAGTctaccatctcttccccatttgtAGCCcatgagcatcattttccagtggtccaatatcaactctcgcctCCCTTTCGTATATTTTATAACTGGTTTATATTATTGTATAGTTTGCtgtcatatttcacctttccccttaCAGCTTTTATTTTTAACTTGCCTGTTGTTGGATGTTAAAAGCTACCCAATTATCCAACCtactactcacttttgctaccttatatgcttgtatacagtccttaacttcctttgtcagccacgataGCCTAGCCCCGCTGTTTGAGAACTACGTCTgtggaatatatctatcctgcacattatgaactattcccagaaacgtcagccatttctgctctggcaTCATCTCCACAACCATCCTTTTTCAATCCACCTGGGGAATcacctttctcatgcctctgtaattcactttcaTTCCATTGAGATATTACACATGTGACCTgtgcttctccctcacaaattgcagtaggacttcaatcatattatgatcactgccttctaatggttcctttacattaacctgcctaataagatctgggttattacacaacacccaatgtaAGATAGcagttccccgagtaggctcaaccatcagctgctctaaaaagccatttcgtttGCATTCAATACATCCCCTCTTTTGCGATCTCACGCCAATCTGACTTTCCCGATCCTCCTGCAGAGTGAAGTCACCCACTACAGTTGTGTCATTAAATTTATTACATAAATGCCAAACATTCAGCAGTacctggggcagaagtgaggataCATGCTTTTACTAAGGAGAGAAGGGGTTTTTGAAGcggaaaggcctgaaggtagataagacaccgcagagttcagaaagaggtggctgaagagattgtgaaggcattagagtcataACACACTACAACACAGGAAAATGCCATTCGGCCAGTCTATTCCGTGCTAAAGCATTAATCTTCCGAGTTCCAACAAATTCCACCTGGACCATCGCCCTCCCTATGCTTCTCATCCATTGACCTAAGCAAACTTCTCTAAAAGATTACAATCATccctgccacttgctctggcagctcggggcacactctccccgcctctgaatgaagaagttcccccgtAGTTTTCTCTTCAAGTGATGAGTAATGATCTATCAGAAATCACTAGATTTTAGAACGGTTCTGGTGGaccagaaatttgcaaatgtcactccagtctttaagaagagagggggcacaagaaagaaaattattggacagttagtctgaccttagttgtcaggaagatgttagagtGTACTAAGAGTGTGTTTTTTGGGTACTGTAATTGGGGAAACATGATGAAGTAGGCCAACGTCAGCCGGATTCTTTCgaggaaatcttgactgacaaatctcttggaatacttTGCGCAAATAACAGGCAAGGTAgataaagcagaggcagtgtatgttgtttgcttggattttcagatgatcttcaacaaggtaccccatgcaaggctgattgaaaaagtaaggaagcatgggatccaaggacacattgctttgtgcatccagagctgccttgctcacagaagacaaagagtggttgtagatgggtcatattctgcatggaggtcggtgaccagtggtctgcctcagggatcggttctgCGTCCCCTAcccttcgtgacttttataaatgacccggataAGGATGTGGAGGtacgggttagtaaatttgctgatgacacaaaggttgggttagGTTGCAGGGGGATACTGATAGTCtgcaaacctgggctgagaagctgcaaatggagttcaacccaaagaagtgtgatgtggttcatttgcTTCCGTCAAATAttatagaatatagtattaatggtaagcctcttggcagtgtggaggaacagagggatcttggggacggagtccataggacactcaaagctgctatgtaggttgactctgtggttaagaagccatactgtgcattggccttaATCAACCGCAGGCttgagtttaaaagccgagatgtaatgttgcagctatataggactttggtcggaccccacttggagtactgtgctcagttctggtcgccaaactacaggaaggatgtggaagccatagaaagggtgctgaggagatttacgaggatggtgTCTGGATAGGAGAGCAtgtcttttgagaataggttgagtgacctcagtcttttctccttggagtgatggaggatgagaggtgacctgatagagttgttcaagaaaatgagagacattgatcgtatggatagttagaggcttttaccccagggctgaaattgcgaGCACGAGGGCATAGTTTGAagatgcttggaagaaggtacagagaagatgtcaggggtaagttttttacacagagagtggtaagtgtttggaatgggctgccggcagtcgTGGTAGAGgcggacacgatagggtcttttaagagactcctggataggtacacggagattagaaaaatagggAACTGTATGTAACCCTTGGCATTTCTAgagcaaggacatgttcggcatcgctttgtgagccaaagggcctgtaacgtgccgcaggttttctatatttctatgtttctaaggtgctgcacgtgaggctgcttaacaggatcacagctcatggaattacaggaaagaaacttgtaCTGACAAGGGAGAAAGAGTCAGAATAATGTGGGCAATTCTGTTTTGCTGTCGGTAACTAATGAtgttctgtaggggtcagtattgagaccgcaTCATTTCATGTTAAATGTGAATGagatggatgacagaattgataccTTGGCGACGAACAttgcagttgatacaaagataggtacggCACAGGTAGTTTAGAGCAAagcgggagtctgcagaaggacttcgataGGTCTGGAGAAGGCCAGCAAAGTAGCAGTTGAAATACAGTGTATGCAACTCATGTACATTTGGTAGAAGTAATTGGCGTAGAAAAAAAAATGGGAGAAACTTGAAAAAATTAGATGTGCATAAGTGCTTGTGAGTCCTTGAGCAAGAGGCCCTAAAGGTttgcttgcagattgagttgattaaggatgacaactgcaatgttaacaatataagagcaaggatgcgatACAATAGCTTTATAACGCATTGGGCAGATCACTGTTGGTGCATTGTGAGCAGATTCCGATCTGTACTTACGTCTTATTATCTGAGCAAAAGATGTGCTCGTATTTGAGTGGGTCCGGAGAAGTTtcaaagaatgattccaggaagacCAAGATTGGATGACCAGGATGAGGAAGtacgtgggaagggattcactcaatcaatagacaatagacaataggtgcagaagtagaccattcggcccctcgagtctgcaccgccattctgagatcatggctgatcattcactatcaatacccagtccctgccttgtccccatatcccttgattcccctatccatcagatatctatctagctccttgttgaaagcatccagagaattggcctccaccgtcttccgaggcagtgcattccacacctccacaactctctgggagaagaagtttttcctcgactctgttttaaataactgacctcttattctcaatccatgccttctggtactggactctcccaacatctggaacatatttcctgcctcaatcctatcaaatcctttaattatcttaaacgattcaatcagatcccctctcaatctcctcaattcctgtgtgtacaagcccaatctctccaatctctctgcgtaagacagccctgccatcccaggaatcaaccgagtgaatctacgctgcacttcctcaattgccagaatgtccttccttaaacctggagaccataattgtacacaatattccaggtgtggtctcaccaggcccctggacaaatgcaaaaggacatccttgctcttgtactcaattccccttgtaataaaggccaacattccatttgccctcttcactgcctgttgcacttgctcattcaccttcattgactgatgaactaggactcctaggtctctttgcatttctcccttacctaactctacagaTGTTACTCTAACAGATGTAGAATAACTTTCTGCAACTGTTGAGGCTTGATCTTTATACTGCATTGCCTGATAGGGTGATGGATGTAGAATCCATAATGGCTTTCCAAAATAAATGGAAGAAAATCATTTGCAAGGATATTTGGAAAGACTGGGAACAAAACCAATTGGATTACTCTTGGAAAGTCAAGCACAGATGCAGCATTCTAAGTAGCCTTGATTTACAAACTTTACAAATTCAAAATTGATGAGGACTTTGggatcatccaacctacagaaatTTATCAATATCCACTGCTGatgatttccacacacaaataaatctaaAGGGATATGCCCAATCAAATAGCTAATTAATCGATCAATAGCCCCCAAAACAACACGGCCCAGCCGGACACATAACTGTTGACTTTACATCTCACAACTGTGGATTCAgtaatgaaacccgtgattaatgttgttgtccctctGAAATCATAAGAAACGCACATTAAGGTGCATTTAAATGAGAGCGCATCCCCACAGGTGACGTTGCACAGACCCCCCTCGCGCCTGACGTCACGCATGGGCTtcccacaccgggatctgcccttaCGTGCACAGCGTATTACGTCATCCATGCGCTGGTGAGCTCGGGCTTTATCAGTTTAATAGCTGGGCTAATAGTCACGTGACcagccctcccccaccgctgtcaacaAAGGATTCAGGGGCTGCACTATTCCCATTGGTgcaaagcgatgtcaatcacttgTTACCACCAGTCGCAGAGGTGGACAAGTCCAGAGGGTGTTACCCCCGCTGAGTTCGCCTCCCGCTCCGGCCTCAAACTCCACATCACAGCGGAGTAAATGTCcgttttttgatttatttccatttccctccaagggaagttggggcgtttgtgaagcgtctcctgcagCCGGAGTCTGATATGTCGCCGAGAGGTGGAGACCTctcggcccgtcggtttgatgccagttccctggggagggagaggagggattttattgaaaggaaaaAGATGGAGGGAGCGGACAAGATGTTTGTCCCGGTGaaaatctgtggaaatgtctgagcccacggtaGTGGCGAGCAAAGGGATTCACATAGGGGAGGAAACACCAACAGACGGTTGACCTGCAAGTGGGGCCAATGACGGGGGTAGGAGGTGAGtcgttggggcaacacggggctgcgtAAGATGGACATTTTTTGCACAGAGGATTAAAAAAGTGATTGGAGAGTATTTGtattagagagtgcaatgaagtttCAACAGACTGATCCCTGAAATGGTTGGGTCATCATataaagaaagatcaaatgtgataaacctttcatttagagaatcgaggactgagaggtgaacacattgcaATGCAAATCATTACCGGTTGaaacagggatcccagtctctgaaaaagggggtggGTGCCTATATTTTATAGTAAAACCCCTATTGGTTTACCTGTACTTCCTCTATCAGTTTTATGCTTGCCCTGGTCCTTCACACCCCCTTACCTGCTTAAGATTCAGCCCATTAgcaacagtcagcaattcattCTTTTTGGCTTTTCCTAATGCCTTAGGGGTAGGCGCTTCCAGAAATTTATAAatgtccattgctgctgatttccacacacaaataaatcaaaagggatttccccaatcaaaTCGATAATTCATCGATGAATAGCCcccaaatttgttcatatcccagacgcaggccccaaatttgttatgaaccataatgctttagaaacaagccagcagcaatagactacacctggagtctggttttgatgttaaatctGTCTTTATTAGAATCTTCTTGTAAAATtgcaacttaaacaagataaacagaagttaataGTGTTACATTTataaatgtgtgtaaatataactcccaaactattgagctcgggggaaacaaggcttacAGTGTTGAGATGATAAAGCAttaaagttcagttcaactacaGAATAGGCGATGAGAGGGAGAGACTtataatccagggtaaatggcgAGAGAAGGCAAATATGTAGAATTGCACaggttccacggtggtaaaaCGAGAGAAGAGTTGCTGGAGATTTTGTACAtcatcgttccaaatccacatacaaattatcatcgaaagtgacttgtcacaagcggtATCGTCTTCGTGAACTGccacaccacagccaggcaagggttaacacataagtggtctccacaggatgcGCCAAATCCGATCCACTCTTAaggatcaaatgaggtgacaaTGACACATTCGATGTACGGTGAATCAATAATTAACCcatccttgtgggcataggaaagttccaaacagtgacccttggccactagttccctggtttcgatccttccatttttcctcctttgtctccgtctgactctgagtgtctgtgtcctcggttaaaattaaacaagctgcgagcaatgaaaacaagctgcaagtcagactgagtCGGCATCCTAatgcctgtctctctctcttaaaatgacagtccacagcaaacgaaacccagggattcataacaacgaccagtccccactgtgaactgactggtgtgccagtagttgtgatgactgagtgaatcctttcccgcagtctgagcaggtgaacggcttctccctagtgtgaaatcgctgatgactctgtacgctggataactgagtgaatcccttcccacagactgagcaggtgaacagcttctccccaatgtgaactcgctgatgactctgtagggtggatgaacgagtgaatcccttcccacatactgtgcaggtgaatggcttctccccagtgtgaactcgctggtgactcagtagggtggatgactgagtgaatcccttcccgcattctgagcagatgaatggcttctccccagtgtgaactcgctgatgattctgtaggtgggatgaccgagtgaatcccttcccacagactgagcaggtgaacggcgtctccccagtgtgaactcgctggtgattctgtagattggatgactgagtgaatcccttcccacagtctgagcaggtgaatggcttctccccagtatgaactcgttGATGACTCTGTAATCTGGATGActcagagaatcccttcccacagactgagcaggtgtatggcttctccccagtatgaactgactggtgtgccagtagttgggatgaccgagtgaaactcttcccacagtctgagcaggtgaatggcttctccccagtgtgaactcgctgatgactctgtaggctggataactgagtgaatcccttcatacagactgagcaggtgaacggcttctccccagtgtgaactcgctgatgactctgtaggatggatgaccgagtgaatcccttcccacagactgagcaggtgaatggcttctccccagtgtgaactcgctgatgactctgtaggctggataactgagtgaatcccttcatacagactgagcaggtgaacggcttctccccagtgtgaactcgctgatgactccgtaggatggatgactgagtgaatcccttcccacagactgagcaggagaatggcctctccccagtgtgaactcgctggtgtctctgtagggtggatgagtgagagaatcccttcccacagactgagcaagtgaatggcctctccccagtgtgaacacgctgatgactatgtagggtggatgactgagtgaatcttttcccacattctgagcaggtgaacggccactccccagtgtgaactcgctgatgattctgtagttgggatgactgagtgaatcccttcccacagactgagcaggtgaacggcctctccccagtgtgaactcgctgatgactctgtaggttggatgactgagtgattcccttcccacagactgagcaggtgaatggccactcaccattatgaactgactgatgtgccagtagttgggatgactgagtgaatcctatcccacattctgaacaggtgaacggcttctccccagtgtgaactcgctgatgattctgtaggttggatgactgagagaatcccttcccacagactgagcaggtgaacggcttctccccagtgtgaactcgctgatgactctgtaggtgggatgactgagtgaatcccttcccacagactgagcaggtgaatggcttctccccagtgtgaactcgctgatgtctctgtaggttggatgatgcagtgaatcccttcccacagactgagcaggtgaatgcctGCCCCCTGGTTTGAacacgctggtgtgccattaggtcagatgaccgaaagAATCCCTTCcccgaaattcagcagatgaccagctctGCCCAGTGTcatctgactggtgtgtccacaggtgggatgcccgatagaatcctttctcacacacagaacagatgaatggccttgcccagtgtgaaattgctgatgtaccttcagttgaaatgaccgagtgaatccattcccactgtctgtgcgggtgaacggcctctctcctgtgtaaaatgccCGGCTTGCTAGTTGGTCAGATGACCAAGAgaatcactccccacagtctgagcaggaaggatggtcgattgaatcccttgctccacttcttaaatatctagacagagacaaatAAATTGTTGTGCCGTGTTTGAGGTTCCTGGAGACATATTCCTTcccgtttttaacctgtaaaagatttacaaaattcaTCAAtgagtgtaggacaacatttcagatgagattacttgaatTGCCAAGATTTGatttggtatcacactgttacagtgaggttaaaCCCAAGTTGGAAgataaatcatctcctgactgggcagagtgctaggatctggaatgaccatcaattcccatatgcgtttcaagttccaactccttaaactgcagggttacaagctgcagctggatgcacttcttgtaagtgagggcatcagggacactacaggtctccccatcttccctctaatttgtaataacaaGTGTGTACATAAATCTTgcactgtgcatttttttttacccagtgacaagatgtgcacggtgaattttatatagagaggtattcattttcacagctagAAAATCAcagtcaataggaactttgatctcctctgggttcaatccacactctcacactctcacatctacactctcacacaacctatgtagtaggcctgtaatgggtaatgaaggattttctcaccaaagttTTTGCATATTGTCCATATGTTGTTTGCTTGCTAAGTTATGCTTTAacaagtcagatttccaaatatcattccacttcttcccacttgcaaattctccagcaaccttTGCAACACCAGAATACACAAAAGTATCATCAGTTTCTGTattctacataaatatttcccctgaaccctccccccccccaatgaatgacagtggtgaactcagttTCTATATTCCCCTGAAACCTTCCCCAATTCTCCAGCAACGTTTGCATTGCCACAATACACAcatcagacaaagactgacagtgTTGAAACTCAGTGattgcaatgccaatgaatacgaagggaagggcagtagtccgtcactggagtctggcacatttgtgatgtgaaagctacttgctgcccagggcaaaggtgcttGATATCATTcagtacccagagagaatgggacaatacatgctctcaccggtagaaaagtcctGAACAAAAGGTGGAGgaacaagcaacagacacaaaatgctggaggacctcagcaggccaggcagcagctatggaaaagagtactaatgctgaattcctctagtattttgtgcatgttgcttggatttccagcatcatcagattttctctcattagtgattggaggtagagcataggtgattttctcaactggtgatgtaaaagattttgttccctttctctgagttcctaatccttgcctttattatagctggagctcagctctgtctgaaagatccatcggttcccattcactcagcagccggaagctccccggggcccgtgtacggatcgtggagcTGAGAGCCAGGGACaagagcaggactgtcccgggattgttGGCCACGGTGTCCAGATTTCACAGGAATTGTCGcgaagtcggtgtttaagataaaaacacggagaatcgctATTACCTGCACCCAACATTTTCAAACCCTTCTGTGTACTGCGCATTTCATCAGCGCTTCAGTACCGGCGAAATTCTTAacgcatggccctatgggtaatcacggtgccattaaacatttctgccaGCACCGGTTCAATGCCCAtgcctcattttttttttatatagtgtgtatagaaaaatctgcagctgtcttaatgcagaaagcggctcccataaacaatatactcaatatcaacgtgtatctaacgccaaagtaaaatgcagttataaaatacaggagattctgcagttgctggaaatacagagacacacacacacaaaacgctggaggaactctgcaatttAGAGAACTACGAAGCAGTGGAGTACACAGGCTAGGCATGCGGAAGGGGCTCTGCCTAAACATTGTCTTTTTagttcctctccacatttgctgcccgaaattaaccaccttttttcccggtcaaccagtttccaaatgtatCTGACCTTTCT encodes:
- the LOC132388841 gene encoding gastrula zinc finger protein XlCGF26.1-like; this translates as MAHQRVQTRGQAFTCSVCGKGFTASSNLQRHQRVHTGEKPFTCSVCGKGFTQSSHLQSHQRVHTGEKPFTCSVCGKGFSQSSNLQNHQRVHTGEKPFTCSECGIGFTQSSQLLAHQSVHNGEWPFTCSVCGKGITQSSNLQSHQRVHTGERPFTCSVCGKGFTQSSQLQNHQRVHTGEWPFTCSECGKRFTQSSTLHSHQRVHTGERPFTCSVCGKGFSHSSTLQRHQRVHTGERPFSCSVCGKGFTQSSILRSHQRVHTGEKPFTCSVCMKGFTQLSSLQSHQRVHTGEKPFTCSVCGKGFTRSSILQSHQRVHTGEKPFTCSVCMKGFTQLSSLQSHQRVHTGEKPFTCSDCGKSFTRSSQLLAHQSVHTGEKPYTCSVCGKGFSESSRLQSHQRVHTGEKPFTCSDCGKGFTQSSNLQNHQRVHTGETPFTCSVCGKGFTRSSHLQNHQRVHTGEKPFICSECGKGFTQSSTLLSHQRVHTGEKPFTCTVCGKGFTRSSTLQSHQRVHIGEKLFTCSVCGKGFTQLSSVQSHQRFHTREKPFTCSDCGKGFTQSSQLLAHQSVHSGDWSLL